The Musa acuminata AAA Group cultivar baxijiao chromosome BXJ2-2, Cavendish_Baxijiao_AAA, whole genome shotgun sequence genome contains the following window.
GTGTTACACACGCTTATGCACTCTATAGTTTTAGTTCTATTGGTGTtcgtattaattttttaatagagAAAGTTTATTTATAACTTTTCAGAATATGTAAAATCTGGTGTATGCCTCTTATAAAGTTAAAATTATCTGGAATACAGCTTTAACATAACCTGATTTCCATACAACTGCCTCTTTCTCACATACTCTTGCAAAATTTCAAATTGGAAGTGTATTTATGAGGTTTCTTTAATTTTCCTTGAAAGTTTAACTTAATAAGTATATCtataagattttcaacttgagatTTGTCTATAATATCATCAGTGCATAGAAGTGCCTCCTTTGAAACTGAGACAATTGTTTCATATAGTAGGTTGTGATGTTTATACCTCAAAATATGTGATTATTTGTATTTGTGTAAATACTCTTATGTACCTAATATGTAGGTTTAATTTTTGTCCCATTATCAGTACCAGAACCTGTTTGAACTGGTACATATGATCGGTGTAGAACTAGATTATTAAATATGGTTGATTTCTGTTATGTATAATGTACCCCATAGCAACAATATAGAGAGAGAGGTATtaaaaacctaaaccctaaattaaagaaaaatatagaTAAGGCTTACCATCTGGTTTATGCAGGTTACTAGGTGGGTAACCTGTGAACCCAGCCTCAGACTGGTAAATATCATCCCATATGTACTAATGTACATTTCTGGACAGTATTTTGAACCTTGATTATAAGAGCAAGAATCATTACAAACGTATGACCTAGTCAATATGGTTGAAGTAGCGGTATGCTGGTTAGGTCTATCATATCTTTAGCCCCTGCATTTTTGGAAAAAATCTTGCTGCTATTGCTTTTTGGTGGATATATATTTGCAATGCTGTTTTTAGTTTATCTGGTCTGATCATTTCGAACAGAGACCGAAGCTCTTAACAATATTGTTTGCTAATTAGGTGCTTTGTATAGGCAGCATGCATGGCATTTGAATTGGAGTATCTGCAAACCATTATCTTATTATGTTTATGTTGAACTTTTAAACTAATATAATATTGTGATCAGCTTTGGCTTGAAAGTATGTGGTACAATTAGGTGCTAACATTCTCATACCTTCGAGATGGATTCATAGAAAATGAATTCTGCATTAAAACAAGAACCTCGGCACAATAATTTATTCACAAAACTATGTGGTTTGTTTGATGAGATGAAAATGTGTTCCTTGAAATATGTGCCTAAAAAGTAGCGTTTCGATTTTTTTGGTTgttgtaatttatttattttgctgATGTTCCCAGATGAAAATTTTATGCTGAACCATGATGGTCCTGGTCTTCTTGCGATGGCAAATGCTGGCCGTGATACTAACGGTTCCCAGTTTTTTATCACTTTCAAGGCTGCTCCTCATCTTGATGGGTTAGTTCCATGTTATGTATCTGCTGTGGTTGCTTATTTGACTACTGTTGATATTTAGTAGTATGAATGAGGAAATATTCTGATAAAGAATGCACATATTTCATGCATCAAACTCTCATGCTCCAAGTGATATGATCCAAGTGATATGAGGCTCTTACTATAACATTTATGTTTTCTTTCATTTAAGCATGTGCACCTATGGGGTTTCTATATCTATTGATAGTGCTACATTACTTTGATGCATGGTACACAAGCACATGAAACCAATCTGCATTTGATTTTTAATCATGATAATAATTGACAGTTCTGTACTTGTTATTCATGCTTAACCTGTTCCTATAAGCATGTGAATATTTGCTTGTATATATAATGAATTATACTAACTTGTTAATATGATGTTAGCCACATGGTTATGGCACATCTCTCTTTGTTATGCTTGAGACATTTGTCCGTCTTATATCATTACATGTGATTCAATTCTAATAAACTGTTGGTTGAAACTTTTGTCAGGAAACATGTTGTATTTGGCAAGCTCATTCTAGGACAAGAAACTTTGAGGGACATGGAGAATGTTGATGTCGATGGTGACAGACCTGTTGTTCCTGTGAAGATTGTTAGCTGTGGGGAACTTAATGAGAGTGTAGCTGCATTGCATGAAAATGGTATTATAAGTGGAAGAGCATTATGTTTTTTTACTAGCTTCTAATTAATTTTTAAGATCAAGGGCAACTTTTTGCTGCATGCTAATCAGTTTTCTCTTCATATGGATTCTTCTTTGTTCCATTTCCAACTAATCAGATGGTTTTTGTATGGtcagagaagaagaaaaatgcCAAATTGAAGAGAGTTAGAGACGCTTCTGATGATGATCACGAAGGACGGTCTCGGGGACAGCATAAGAAGTCttctaaaagaagaaagaagaaaaagagaagacactATTCGTCTCAATCCGATAGCTCATCAGAAACAGAAACAGAATCTTCAGAAATTGACAGTGATTCTGAATCTGACACATCATCTGCATCTGATAGCAGTGGCTCAAGTGATGACTGGCggcagaggaggaagaaatacTCTAAAAGAGACAAGTACAAGCGTGGGAAAAGGAAAAGGGATAGAAAGCGGGAGAAAAGACACAGAAGGCATGAGAAGAAATCACGGCACAAGGCCAAAAGGTTCCCATCTACTTATAGCATAAGATATCTGATGATTCATGCATGTTTTTTCTTTTCAATACATTTTGTATGCAGCAATTTTCTTTTAACACATGAAAATGATATATCCTTTCTTATGCTAATACTAGGACGCCGGACAGTGAATCTGAAACAGAGAGTAAAAATGATAGCAGCTCTGATGCTGCTGGGAATGACAGACGACGAGAACGGAAGTCTAAGGTCACTTCTCATAAGTCTGGTATGTCTAGTTTCTTATTTTGTTCTCCCTCACTATTAAATTTCTAATAAAATCCATGTAATAGCTTGGTTAGATCATGAGAActtgtaaaaataatataaatgacataATGACATTAATAACAAAGAAAATGATATGTATGGAAAATTTTTCCTTTATGGTATCATTAGTTGGGGTGTAATTCATTTAAGAATCTAACCTGTTTTCCCAGAAAAATATTCAATTTCCTTCCCCTTGGCATGTGTGTAGTTCTATAGAGGATATATTAATATTAAACCCATGGGATGAAGAAAATGAGTATGTTGGAAAATATCATTTCTATTGTATTAAGAAAGCATACAAAAAACTTAGAATATGTTTGAATAATCCTTGATATTTCACTTGTATTGTTTTGGGTCCTGTCTGATATCTGTGTGCCTAGGATTCCATTGCTTGTATCGTGCATGCATTCAGAGATACTCCAGGTGTGCCTACCTATATGTATCTGAAAGTCAGCACGTAGACAACCATGTGTGTAAACTGTATAAGCAAAATTTCCGACGTCACTGCTCAGGAAATGTATTTAACTTTCTAATGTATGCTCTCTTCAGATAACATAAATATTTCACCACTTTAAGTGGATCAAGGTGGATGGCATGGGTATACGTAGCAGCCAGGCAATGTCCATGTAAATAAGTTTGTTCTGATTAGTGTCTTTTTATTTTAGAGAATGTTACCCTTCTTTCAGTGCcttgtattttttatgatttagctTTAATATAGCTCCGTGAATTTCATTATTTGACAGTGATATTCTCGCTGCTATTGTGTTATTCTTTTTAGATGATAAACAGTCACCAGTACCTTTGGGAAGAGAAAACACTATTGAATGTCCTGACAATGGAGATAAACCTGACAAGCCTCTCGGAGAAGAACCCAAATCCCAGGGAGAAAATGGAGAGCTCCAGAGCAGTGACATTAGAGAACCGACTGACAGAGATATGGATAGGCTACTTGGTTCAGATGACATTCCAAATAAATCTaggtttctttcttcttcttacaCCTAAAGTTGTTCTTTCTGTTTACTTCTTCCTGTCAAACTGGTATTTCATTTGACATTCATGAACAGGAGCCAAATCACAAGACGAAACCATTCCATGAGCAAGAGTATGAGTATCAGTCCAAGGAGTCCAACTCAAAGCCCAAGTCTGAGCGCCAGAAGGTCACTGAGTAGGAGCCCCACTACAAGAGATCTTAGTAGAGGTCCTGTTCATCCACCCCGAAGGAGCAGCACAAGTAGAAGCCCTCCTCAGAGAAGCATCAGCAGAAGCCCGTCTAGAAGAAATGCTAGAAGCCCCATTAGAAAAGTTGTTAGCAAAGGTCCAGTGAGTCAGACTAGAAGCAAAAGCAGAAGCCCAGTTAAAGTTGATAGTAGGAGTGTAAGCAGAAGCTCGGCAGGGTCCCTGCAGCAGAGAAATCCAAGTGGGAACATGGACAAGGCTCCTATTCAAAGAAGCCTGAGCAGAAGTCCCATCATGGAAAAACAAAGAAGCATTAGTCGAAGCTCAGGAAAGTTGCTGCAGCAGAGAAGCCCTAGCAAGAGTCCAGTGAGGGCTAGGAGAAGTGTGAGTAGAAGCCCTGTAAAATCTAACGGCAGAAGCAAAAGTCGTAGCCCTGTACGAGCTCATTCCCGAAGAAGCATCAGCAGGAGCCCTGTTCGCAGGGCAATCTCACCGTCATCTAATCGTCGCAGGAGCTTGTCAAGAAGCATTCCCCCAGATGGGTCTCCCAAGCGCATAAGAAGGGGTAGAGGTTTCAGTCAGCAGTACTCCTTCGCGAGAAGATACCGAACTCCTTCTCCTGACCGGTCTCCTAATAGATTCCACCGTTATGGTGGaagaagtgatcgtgataggtaaTGTGGCATTATGTTGAATGATTGTGTTTGTTATTTAAAGGTCAATTCCCTTTATAAGTATGATTTTGTTGTCATTCTTATTCCTTTTCTAGGTATTCAAGCTATAGAAGCTACCACAACCGTTCCCCTAGACGTTATAGGAGCCCTCAAAGAGGAAGAACCCCACCAAGGTAACATTACCTTTCTAACCATTTTAGTTTGCTGCAAATTATACATTTCAAGTGTAGTTGTGATTCATCAACTGAAAAGATTTATGGGAAAATAAAAAAATGTGGTTAGCACTTCTTAGTTCTTACTATAAGATCGAGGACTTTGTTGATGCAAGCCATAGCAAATCCTTTGGAGATGGTTGCTTATATAACATTCTTGTTTTGCAAGTATCGACACTGACAacttttttatcttttaaatcTGCACGGTACTAAGTCTATGAAAATATGTTGTATATGATGATTAGATGTTCAACTTGATATTATTTTACACTTCATAGGTGTACTTTTTGTACAAGTATTTTAATCTGTAAAAGCTTACTTTCCAATAAATTATATCCTGGCTGTCTGACAAGTTATCTCCCTCTACCTGTAGTATCTAGGTCATTGACTTTGGTTCACACTACATATGCTTCTTTGGTAGGATAAATTTTGCCCTTTGGGCATAACGATTTACCAGTAGTTTATTCCAAGGTTTCATGGTTGAAGATTTGTCAACCTACTTGATGATTGGGATTTTTCATTGTGAATTGACTTTTTCTACATGATAGTGGTTCGCACAATGATGTGGATCTGAACCTGGATAGATAAGTTATCCATAATTGCAAGAACTGATGCAAATATCCCTTAAGAAAAATAACAAGATTTTGAAAATTCCCATTATGTCAAATGATGTTTATAAAAACTCGGCATTATAATCCATTAAATTTACATGGTCTTTAAATCGTAAAGTGATGGCTATTATTACTAAATCTTATGGAGATGACTATATATGTCAATGCATATTATAGTCTGGGCATTAGAGAGAACATGTAGTTAAGATTATATTTAATTTCGTTCAGCTTGATTTCAAATTGGAAAGAACCATTTTTATTTCTAGAATGTTGGATATTGAATGAATTAACAGGAACTATTAGCTAAACTGGACCAAATTATTTCAGTTAGGACTGTCAATTTCTTCTGCTTCCTTGTTCTTCTTTCTAAGTTTATTTTAGCTAAAATAAGAATGTTCTTTTATTCTATGTCAGTGATTTGTTAAATTTGCTTTCAGTTTTTAAGGTTCTTAAAAATGTGGATTGTGTCTATGAATTTTAAAGTCCAATTTGGCTTTCAAAACGGTGCCCAAGGAAATTTGTTTTGGTCTCTGTGGCGAGCTTTACCTTCAAACTTATATGGACTCTGTTGTTGTTTTTCCTGTGTTGAATGGTTTCTTTTGTCATGTACTTAGGTACCGAAATCGAAGGAGCCGAAGCCTATCCCGTAGCCCTGCTGCCCGGCCAAGAGTTGGCTACAGCATGAGCTCAGCTCACAGTCGTTCGCCTGCTTCCGAAAAACCAAGGCCACACGGCACTAGAGACAACGTTCGTTCTGAGAAGCATGAGTCAGTCTCGGGAAGCAGAAGCCCATCTGGATCACGGTCGAGGTCCAGGTCCAGGTCTCGCTCCTCCGCCGATACTCCCTCTCCCAAGCGAGTGAGCAAGGAGAAGTCAAGGTCCCCCTCCAGCAGTTCTGGCGGAAGGAAAGGGCTGGTCTCATACGGAGACGCCTcccccgattctgatgggaaatAGAAAACAATGTTTTATAAATTAAAACCCAGCAGCTGTGCAGTAGAAGGAATTCTTCAGTTAGAAATCTTGAACGCCTGTATGAGCAGTTATGATATTTCTTAGTTGCTTCAAAAAGCTTTACTCTGTGTAGGAATGAATGAACTATCGAAGATTTTTCTTGCCGATTGCCATCATCATTTCTATTCTTTCAGGATGATTGCCTGCTGATTTGGTGACCCCTTGCTGCAGGTAAAACAGGAGACAAATGTATGTCTTCTATTCAATCTATTCATGAATCAGATATAGGGGAAGAATGCTCCTCTTGATTATGACCATAGGTCTTTTTGACGTCAATGCTACCCTATGATACAAGGCTTTCAAGGTCTTGGATGTTCTGCGTTCCTCGAGGTCGGCGACCCTTTAATTTGTGCGCATTGGTCCTACTAGCCGTGGGATCGCCGTCACTCGAGTTGAGCCCGCCCCGACCTCTTCCGTGTACTCTTTATCCATTGCAATGCTGCTATGCAATCATCCTTTCTAAAGCTACGCTTTGGAATAATGTATTTGCGCTTCTAAATTTGAATACAATATGTGCATCACTTTTGTCAACATTCATAAAACAATATTAAATTCTTATCTAAATATATCCCCTATCACTTTCACATATTATTGGAAGAATATTACTGTTAATTGAAGTTCATCGATAAACAATGCTATTCTCTCAGAAAATTCAATAAACATATCTCCTTTCCATTTTATCCGGTTGGATAATATATTTGTGTATTGCTCACCtccttatatttcttttatttgtcttagataattcttcctacttcggggctaattatatattacctattgtaattagatatcataatccttatatttttaaaagttatattgagatcctCGTATCGTCGACTCTATTGATGAAAATATCGGGTATTGTTAGGAAGGAAACAAAATGATACCTTCTATGTCTTTTGAGGTTTTTTTAGGAAATAAAATAAGACACTTGGTAGAAAGGGTCTCTTTCATAGGAAAACGCTTTCACAAAAGTTATAGAAGGTAAAATTACTATCGATGAGAATAacattgaaattatatttttaatcctATTTTGCATGCAATAGCAATATAATTTCACTTTAATGAGTATAGGGatccaatataatttttaaaagtataaggATTAAAATACTAAAGATGACTAATTAAGAAAGATAATATTTAATTAGCCCCTGTCTCAGATATAGAAAATATATTGATTGGGAGATATATCTCAACCAGATGCCACCATCGCAATGGACTCTATCAGCGCGTTGCGGTCCGATTAGTCGGCATTGGTTCCACAGAGCCATCTGTGTTTCGCTCGAATTCGATCTAGATTAGGTTTCATCGTGATCCACCCCCCAACCCCTCCTCGTTTCCCACTGTTCAAGCAGCATCAGCGGACGAGAGGTCAGAGTAAAGCAGGTGTCATCCGCTTTCGTTCTTGACATGTGTTCATGCTTGTTCTTCCACTGTTCTTATCTTTTGCTTTTTGTACAGGTGAGAAAAGCATTTACGGAGTACCGTTGAATCACCGTTCAACGATGCTTTTAACCTTCTGTGACGCTCGTGACAAAATCTTTTGACGAGGAAGGTGCAATGAACAAAGAACAATCTGAGTCACAGCACCACAGATTCTCCTGAATCACGAGCACGGTCCCAATAATATTTGCCTTGGACTTGTTTTTCTTTTTgccattttattttctttaaactCCACATAAATTAAACCGTAATTATGATAAGAGAAATCTCATTATTattcatctttctttttttttaattatagaaataatttttaaatcagagtcaaTCGAGATTTCTTTTCATGTTAGTCTAAATTCAATCTTAAGATACGTATCGAAGGATCGATCGTGTATCGATCATATATTGTTTCGAGATGTAAGATACACATATTGTCagtatcgatagaagatcatgatatccTCAATTAATCTATGATTCGAGGATCAATTTTATGATTGTTTctcaaatcatagattgattgaTGATATCATAATCTTCTATCATATGTCAACGATGATAATGTTGTGTAGAAAACTGATATCTTTGTAAGACAGACTTAGACGTCTATATATAAGTGTTGAACTCGAAAAACAATAGCTGAATGTTTTAGGGAGTTGTGTGACGTAACATCAGAGACTAACCTATTGAATGTGGATTCTGCAGGCTTCAACGTAAATGGATTCTACTTTCAAATCGATTAACTTCCAGAAGATGCGAGCTAAATCACTCTCACTGGAGGATAAGT
Protein-coding sequences here:
- the LOC103975424 gene encoding peptidyl-prolyl cis-trans isomerase CYP95: MKKKVKKNPIVFLDVSVDGNAARRMVFELFADIVPKTAENFRALCTGEIGFGLMTRKPLHYKGSIFHRIIKGFMAQGGDFSRHNGTGGESIYGGKFADENFMLNHDGPGLLAMANAGRDTNGSQFFITFKAAPHLDGKHVVFGKLILGQETLRDMENVDVDGDRPVVPVKIVSCGELNESVAALHENEKKKNAKLKRVRDASDDDHEGRSRGQHKKSSKRRKKKKRRHYSSQSDSSSETETESSEIDSDSESDTSSASDSSGSSDDWRQRRKKYSKRDKYKRGKRKRDRKREKRHRRHEKKSRHKAKRTPDSESETESKNDSSSDAAGNDRRRERKSKVTSHKSDDKQSPVPLGRENTIECPDNGDKPDKPLGEEPKSQGENGELQSSDIREPTDRDMDRLLGSDDIPNKSRSQITRRNHSMSKSMSISPRSPTQSPSLSARRSLSRSPTTRDLSRGPVHPPRRSSTSRSPPQRSISRSPSRRNARSPIRKVVSKGPVSQTRSKSRSPVKVDSRSVSRSSAGSLQQRNPSGNMDKAPIQRSLSRSPIMEKQRSISRSSGKLLQQRSPSKSPVRARRSVSRSPVKSNGRSKSRSPVRAHSRRSISRSPVRRAISPSSNRRRSLSRSIPPDGSPKRIRRGRGFSQQYSFARRYRTPSPDRSPNRFHRYGGRSDRDRYSSYRSYHNRSPRRYRSPQRGRTPPRYRNRRSRSLSRSPAARPRVGYSMSSAHSRSPASEKPRPHGTRDNVRSEKHESVSGSRSPSGSRSRSRSRSRSSADTPSPKRVSKEKSRSPSSSSGGRKGLVSYGDASPDSDGK